From the genome of Vicia villosa cultivar HV-30 ecotype Madison, WI linkage group LG2, Vvil1.0, whole genome shotgun sequence, one region includes:
- the LOC131651652 gene encoding beta-1,3-galactosyltransferase GALT1-like isoform X2: MKKLYGGVLIASAFTLFMLMILRYGVMKNPISEGYLTIPVSINGTNPLEWINPVIPPAIQNPDGTSQVISADILVSSLFAKNSFSKKEQQTLQTWNHLKHLIGHVQGLPSAAEAIKEAANAWNSLVSSVEEQKQGHANDSSRAKEKQCPHFLNKMNSSELGNSSYKLQVPCGLTQGSSITVIGTPNGILGNFRIDLTGEPIPGEPDPPVILHYNVRLHGDKITEDPVIVQNTWTLAHDWGEEERCPSPGSEEVKKVDELEQCNKIVGKNISQLYIGGMHSHTSRQISAAEEQSIKRKYFPFKQGYPFVATIRVGSEGIQMTVDGKHITSFAFRETLEPWLVSEIKISGDIKLASILASGLPTSEDSDHIDDLELLKSSPLSAQAPLDLFIGVFSTANNFKRRMAVRRTWMQYNAVRSNTTAVRFFVGLHKSQIVNEELWREAQTYGDIQLMPFVDYYSLITWKSLAICIFGVVSAKFIMKTDDDAFVRVDEVLGSLQRINVAHGLLYGLINSDSQPHRNPDSKWYISTEEWREESYPPWAHGPGYVISHDIAKAVYKKYKENHLKMFKLEDVAMGIWIAEMKKEGLEVRYENEGRVYNEGCKDGYVVAHYQGPREMLCLWHKLQELKRATCCGDRR; this comes from the exons ATGAAGAAATTGTATGGAGGAGTTCTGATTGCCTCAGCGTTTACACTTTTTATGCTTATGATCCTGCGTTACGGggtcatgaaaaatcctattagTGAAGGTTATTTGACCATACCTGTCTCTATAAATGGTACTAATCCTCTAGAATGGATAAATCCTGTGATTCCGCCTGCTATTCAAAACCCAGATGGTACTTCTCAAGTTATTTCTGCAGACATTTTAGTATCTAGCCTCTTTGCTAAGAACAGCTTTTCCAAAAAAGAACAACAAACTCTGCAAACATGGAaccacttgaagcacttaattgGTCATGTTCAGGGTTTACCTAGTGCAGCAGAAGCTATCAAGGAAGCTGCCAATGCATGGAATAGTCTTGTATCTTCAGTTGAAGAGCAAAAGCAAGGTCATGCAAATGATAGTTCAAGAGCAAAAGAGAAACAGTGTCCCCATTTTCTTAATAAAATGAATTCTTCCGAACTTGGTAATAGTAGTTACAAACTGCAAGTACCTTGTGGTCTGACGCAAGGTTCTTCCATTACTGTAATTGGCACTCCGAATGGTATTCTAGGTAATTTTCGGATAGACCTGACTGGAGAACCAATCCCTGGGGAGCCTGATCCTCCAGTTATCTTGCACTACAATGTTAGGCTTCATGGTGATAAAATCACCGAAGATCCAGTAATTGTCCAAAACACTTGGACATTAGCTCATGATTGGGGTGAAGAGGAACGCTGTCCATCCCCTGGTTCTGAAGAGGTTAAGAAAG TTGATGAGCTGGAACAGTGCAATAAGATTGTAGGCAAGAATATTAGCCAACTTTACATAGGCGGTATGCATTCTCACACTTCAAGACAAATTTCAGCAGCTGAAGAGCAATCAATTAAGAGAAAATACTTTCCTTTTAAGCAAGGTTACCCATTTGTCGCAACTATTAGAGTGGGATCAGAGGGAATCCAGATGACAGTTGATGGAAAGCATATTACTTCATTTGCTTTCCGCGAA ACCTTGGAGCCATGGCTTGTCAGTGAGATAAAAATTTCAGGGGACATAAAATTAGCATCCATTCTTGCTAGTGGTCTGCCTACATCAGAGGATTCAGATCATATTGATGATTTGGAACTATTGAAATCAAGTCCTCTATCTGCACAGGCCCCGTTGGATCTCTTCATTGGTGTTTTCTCTACAGCAAACAATTTTAAGCGACGGATGGCTGTTAGAAGAACCTGGATGCAGTATAATGCAGTTAGATCAAATACAACGGCTGTGCGCTTCTTTGTTGGTTTG CATAAAAGCCAAATAGTTAATGAAGAATTATGGAGAGAAGCACAAACATATGGAGACATACAGTTGATGCCGTTTGTTGACTACTACAGCCTCATAACCTGGAAGTCTTTAGCAATCTGCATTTTTGGG GTTGTTTCAGCAAAGTTTATCATGAAGACAGATGATGATGCATTTGTTCGTGTAGATGAAGTGCTAGGCTCTTTGCAGAGGATCAATGTGGCTCATGGGTTGCTATACGGACTCATCAATTCTGATTCACAGCCTCATCGAAATCCTGATAGCAAATGGTACATCAGTACAGAG GAATGGCGCGAAGAAAGTTATCCTCCATGGGCACATGGTCCCGGCTATGTGATCTCACATGACATAGCAAAGGCAGTCTacaagaaatacaaagagaatCATTTGAAG ATGTTTAAATTAGAAGATGTTGCAATGGGAATCTGGATCGCAGAAATGAAGAAGGAAGGTCTAGAAGTTCGATACGAAAATGAGGGCAGAGTTTATAATGAGGGTTGCAAGGATGGTTATGTGGTTGCCCATTATCAAGGTCCAAGGGAGATGCTATGTTTGTGGCACAAACTTCAGGAATTAAAACGTGCAACATGCTGCGGTGATAGGAGGTAA
- the LOC131651652 gene encoding beta-1,3-galactosyltransferase GALT1-like isoform X1 — MKKLYGGVLIASAFTLFMLMILRYGVMKNPISEGYLTIPVSINGTNPLEWINPVIPPAIQNPDGTSQVISADILVSSLFAKNSFSKKEQQTLQTWNHLKHLIGHVQGLPSAAEAIKEAANAWNSLVSSVEEQKQGHANDSSRAKEKQCPHFLNKMNSSELGNSSYKLQVPCGLTQGSSITVIGTPNGILGNFRIDLTGEPIPGEPDPPVILHYNVRLHGDKITEDPVIVQNTWTLAHDWGEEERCPSPGSEEVKKVDELEQCNKIVGKNISQLYIGGMHSHTSRQISAAEEQSIKRKYFPFKQGYPFVATIRVGSEGIQMTVDGKHITSFAFRETLEPWLVSEIKISGDIKLASILASGLPTSEDSDHIDDLELLKSSPLSAQAPLDLFIGVFSTANNFKRRMAVRRTWMQYNAVRSNTTAVRFFVGLHKSQIVNEELWREAQTYGDIQLMPFVDYYSLITWKSLAICIFGTQVVSAKFIMKTDDDAFVRVDEVLGSLQRINVAHGLLYGLINSDSQPHRNPDSKWYISTEEWREESYPPWAHGPGYVISHDIAKAVYKKYKENHLKMFKLEDVAMGIWIAEMKKEGLEVRYENEGRVYNEGCKDGYVVAHYQGPREMLCLWHKLQELKRATCCGDRR; from the exons ATGAAGAAATTGTATGGAGGAGTTCTGATTGCCTCAGCGTTTACACTTTTTATGCTTATGATCCTGCGTTACGGggtcatgaaaaatcctattagTGAAGGTTATTTGACCATACCTGTCTCTATAAATGGTACTAATCCTCTAGAATGGATAAATCCTGTGATTCCGCCTGCTATTCAAAACCCAGATGGTACTTCTCAAGTTATTTCTGCAGACATTTTAGTATCTAGCCTCTTTGCTAAGAACAGCTTTTCCAAAAAAGAACAACAAACTCTGCAAACATGGAaccacttgaagcacttaattgGTCATGTTCAGGGTTTACCTAGTGCAGCAGAAGCTATCAAGGAAGCTGCCAATGCATGGAATAGTCTTGTATCTTCAGTTGAAGAGCAAAAGCAAGGTCATGCAAATGATAGTTCAAGAGCAAAAGAGAAACAGTGTCCCCATTTTCTTAATAAAATGAATTCTTCCGAACTTGGTAATAGTAGTTACAAACTGCAAGTACCTTGTGGTCTGACGCAAGGTTCTTCCATTACTGTAATTGGCACTCCGAATGGTATTCTAGGTAATTTTCGGATAGACCTGACTGGAGAACCAATCCCTGGGGAGCCTGATCCTCCAGTTATCTTGCACTACAATGTTAGGCTTCATGGTGATAAAATCACCGAAGATCCAGTAATTGTCCAAAACACTTGGACATTAGCTCATGATTGGGGTGAAGAGGAACGCTGTCCATCCCCTGGTTCTGAAGAGGTTAAGAAAG TTGATGAGCTGGAACAGTGCAATAAGATTGTAGGCAAGAATATTAGCCAACTTTACATAGGCGGTATGCATTCTCACACTTCAAGACAAATTTCAGCAGCTGAAGAGCAATCAATTAAGAGAAAATACTTTCCTTTTAAGCAAGGTTACCCATTTGTCGCAACTATTAGAGTGGGATCAGAGGGAATCCAGATGACAGTTGATGGAAAGCATATTACTTCATTTGCTTTCCGCGAA ACCTTGGAGCCATGGCTTGTCAGTGAGATAAAAATTTCAGGGGACATAAAATTAGCATCCATTCTTGCTAGTGGTCTGCCTACATCAGAGGATTCAGATCATATTGATGATTTGGAACTATTGAAATCAAGTCCTCTATCTGCACAGGCCCCGTTGGATCTCTTCATTGGTGTTTTCTCTACAGCAAACAATTTTAAGCGACGGATGGCTGTTAGAAGAACCTGGATGCAGTATAATGCAGTTAGATCAAATACAACGGCTGTGCGCTTCTTTGTTGGTTTG CATAAAAGCCAAATAGTTAATGAAGAATTATGGAGAGAAGCACAAACATATGGAGACATACAGTTGATGCCGTTTGTTGACTACTACAGCCTCATAACCTGGAAGTCTTTAGCAATCTGCATTTTTGGG ACACAGGTTGTTTCAGCAAAGTTTATCATGAAGACAGATGATGATGCATTTGTTCGTGTAGATGAAGTGCTAGGCTCTTTGCAGAGGATCAATGTGGCTCATGGGTTGCTATACGGACTCATCAATTCTGATTCACAGCCTCATCGAAATCCTGATAGCAAATGGTACATCAGTACAGAG GAATGGCGCGAAGAAAGTTATCCTCCATGGGCACATGGTCCCGGCTATGTGATCTCACATGACATAGCAAAGGCAGTCTacaagaaatacaaagagaatCATTTGAAG ATGTTTAAATTAGAAGATGTTGCAATGGGAATCTGGATCGCAGAAATGAAGAAGGAAGGTCTAGAAGTTCGATACGAAAATGAGGGCAGAGTTTATAATGAGGGTTGCAAGGATGGTTATGTGGTTGCCCATTATCAAGGTCCAAGGGAGATGCTATGTTTGTGGCACAAACTTCAGGAATTAAAACGTGCAACATGCTGCGGTGATAGGAGGTAA